One genomic segment of Streptomyces liangshanensis includes these proteins:
- a CDS encoding EboA domain-containing protein produces MTAPTTAVAPPPAVCDALVLRTLKECLGSGLGQENRTRLAADLAAVDAQGPRALDSRFPAAGRVYGRGPLPGWAGWSTEDAVRTVLLARLPLEGDELAREAARRYHHGDAAERRGVLRALAFLPVGAHGLELTDDALRTNDNRLIAAALGPYAKVHLDQYRWRQAVLKCLFTGIPLAKVAGLHERRDAELARMAAGFAAERRAAGRPIPDDLWLVDAYEQ; encoded by the coding sequence ATGACAGCCCCGACAACGGCAGTGGCGCCGCCGCCCGCCGTGTGCGACGCGCTCGTCCTGCGCACCCTCAAGGAGTGCCTGGGCTCCGGCCTCGGCCAGGAGAACCGCACCCGGCTCGCCGCGGATCTCGCGGCCGTCGACGCGCAGGGCCCCCGCGCGCTCGACAGCCGCTTCCCGGCCGCCGGCCGCGTGTACGGCAGGGGCCCGCTCCCCGGCTGGGCCGGCTGGTCGACGGAGGACGCCGTACGGACCGTACTGCTGGCCCGACTGCCCCTGGAGGGCGACGAGTTGGCGCGCGAGGCCGCCCGGCGCTACCACCACGGCGACGCCGCCGAACGGCGGGGCGTACTGCGGGCCCTGGCCTTCCTGCCGGTCGGCGCGCACGGGCTGGAGCTCACCGACGACGCCCTGCGCACCAACGACAACCGGCTGATCGCCGCCGCGCTCGGCCCGTACGCCAAGGTCCATCTCGACCAGTACCGCTGGCGCCAGGCCGTCCTCAAGTGCCTGTTCACCGGCATCCCGCTGGCCAAGGTCGCCGGCCTGCACGAGCGCCGCGACGCCGAACTCGCCCGCATGGCGGCCGGGTTCGCCGCCGAACGCCGCGCCGCCGGCCGGCCGATCCCCGACGACCTGTGGCTGGTGGACGCCTACGAGCAGTAG